cattttattgatggcattttgaatgcacagagataccatgaCAAGATACTGAGgaccattgttgtgccatttatccacgaccatcacctcatgttgcagcatgataatgcacggccccatgttgcaaggatctgtacacaattcctggaagctgaaaacatcccagttcttgcatggccagcatactcacaggacctgtcacccattgaggatgtttgggatgctctggattggcTTATacaacagcgtgttccaggtcctgccaatatccagcaactttgcacagccattgaagaggagtttACCAACATTcaacaggccacaatcaacaacctgatcaactctatgcgtaggagatgtgttgcactgcatgaggcaaatggtggtcacaccagatactgactggttttcggatcCCCCCCGGACCCcaccaatacagtgaaactgcacattttagagtggccttttattgtggccagcctaaggcacacctgtgcaataatcatgctgtctaataagcatcttgatatgccacacctgtgaggtggatggattagtgctcactaacacagatttggaCAGATTTGTGAATTTCTTttaagagaaataggccttttgtttacatagagaaagtcttagatctttgagttcagctgaTGGTAAATGGGAGCAAAAAaaattttgttcagttttcTTGCAACTGATGTTCAAAACAATTTAGCCAGTCATAAAATGTCACAACCATGACTTTAACATGATTTACTTGGTCACAAAAAGCGAAAATAGCTCATTTGCAGCCTTGTAAAATCAAAAGCACTGAATATTTCTGTATTTGAGTAAATTTGTATAATTTGAGTGTACCCAAACTAGTCCTGTTATTTAGCATTTACCGAGTCTAGTTTTAAAGCATGAATAATGAAACTCTTTACATCACTGGGTACTGACTATCACTAAAATAAGGGGAAGAGATGCTGGGATATCTGAAGTAACTACAGTTGCGATGACGAAGACTATCTTACATATTGCTTTGTAACTTGCTGTTTCCAAGGAAACCGAGTGGCCATCTTGTGGTTCCCTGGGGGGAGATAATGAGGAGCTGTGTACAAAGATCAAAGTGCAAGTCTGATGTTAGAGCTTTGGGCCCACCTGCCAACATCACACCTGGACGGAGGAAGATGCTGCTGATGTTTAATGACCTTTGTTGACTAACATTTACATGCACGTACGTACAAACAAAcacgacatacacacacaaacaaacccacacaaaccCGCACAAGTCTCATTCTCTCACAGCCACTGTCAGACAGTTACTGGTGGCATCACTGCCCTCCTGCCGGGGCTTGCGTcccttcctctgtcctcctccttccaCCCAGGAGTTGTGAATAACAGTTCCCCCACTAGGAGCTGGGTCCACCTGCAGCAGCGACACCACCCTCTTCTTGACACGGGTCTTCAGGGCTTTACGCAGCTTCTGTCGGGTGAAGGCATAGAGCAGAGGGTGGAAGATAGTGGTGCCATAGGCCATGGCCAGGAAGCAGAGCCTCACACGTACCAGGCTGTCGCTGGGACCCAGACAGAGGATCAACACGTTGACCATGGACAGAGGAGCCCAGCAGCCCAGGAAGGTGGAGATGATGATCAGGGACATCTTGAAGACTCTGCGCTGGCGCTCCCGCCGGTCGCGGTGGCGCCTCACGGCCCGCCTGAGGGCAATGATGGCTGAGACGGATGCCTGGACGCCCGGGCGCTCCCCCCCCGCTGGCGCCAAGGTGGTGGCGTCAATCGGGACAAGGGCCTGGGGGGCCGGGGTAGCCGGGGTGGTGGCGATGGGTGTGGTGGTGGCGGTGTTGGTGACCCCTGTGGCCCCGCTGTCAGAGGTGACCAGGGGCACGGAGGAGAGGGGCGGAGGGGAGGTCGGGGTGGAGGAGGGAATGAGGGGTGGCTGGGTGAGGTGCTGGTTCTGGCTGGAGGAGGCCCCTCCTCCTGTGGTCAGAGTCAGCCCCTTCCTCCTCCGTCTCCGCCTACGGATCCCGCAGCCGGTGTCCTTGTTGGAGGCGCGTGGGCCCCTCTTGATGTGGGTCCCGATGCGGATGTTGAGGGCCTGCAGGATGCGGGAGTAGGTGAAGAGCATGACGACCACGGCCAGGAAGAAGCAGGGCACCTGTAACAGGAGGTGGTAGTACATGGCCAGCCCAGTGTGGTAGCCCTGCCCCCCAACACACAGTAGGGTCCGGTTCTGCCACACTGGTGGCAGGTGGTGGTAGGGAATAGAGGgcgaggggggggtgggggtcagccCAGTGGGGGTCAGCCCGGTGGGGGTCAGCCCGGTGGGGGTCAGCCCGGCAGGGGCGTCAGACTCAGGGCCGGTGGTCAACACTCCCACCTCTATCTCCCCCACTTGGCTGTCCTCCCCAGAGGAGAAGAAGTCCCCCTCAAGGAACGGCAGGAAGAAGACAGCCAGAGACACGGACCATACGGTGGCCAGAAGGAGTGCAGCACGCTTCGGGGTCAACAGCCTCGTGGCCGGCCGGACGGAGATGTCATAGCGGTCCAGGCTGATGACCAGCACGTTGATGGCTGTAGCCACACTGGTGAAGGTGACACAGGCCTCGTGGAAGCAGCACAGCGTGGCCAGGATGTCCCCTCCACTACCTTCCGCTGGGAGCAGGATGACCGCCACGGTGAGTGGCAGACACAGGACACAAACCAAGATGTCCAGCACATGCAGGCTCACCGTGACCATGTTGCTGACCGAGTCGACCAGGTTGGACTGGGCGCAGTAGAGCACCAACACAGTCAGGTTACTGCTGAAGCCCAGGACCAGCTCCAGCATCAGCACACTGGTGAGGGACACCTGGAAGCCCAGGGGTAAGGGGGCACTCCAGTCCCCCTCAGCCCCCGGcccgctctctccctccagaAGCCCTGCCCCCTGCCCATCGCTGGTCTCCAGGAGGTCGCTGTGGTGCTCGGTCTCCATGGACACCACTGTACTCGCTCATACATAGCAACGGCCACACCAGACCATGCCCCACCCTCTTCCTTTCCGCTAGTTCTGATGGTCGCAGTAAACAGTCAACAGCTCTCTGAAGTCCTgtggaaaaagagacagaggaatggTGAATAGCTCAGTTTATCTGTTATCACCGGCATTCAAAAACAGCACATCCTAAACCCTCAACAACAAATGTGTAAGAAAAGTGTTATTGTTCATTAAATATGGTGCAGAGAGATGTCAAACTCTGTGATCAATTtcatataaagaaaaaaaagaaaatattctgCTGACACGTTCTCCGGTGTTGTGAATAtcacctgttgttgttgttgttgaaaggAGGCCACAAGGCAGAAGCCTGCTAATTTGAC
This sequence is a window from Esox lucius isolate fEsoLuc1 chromosome 17, fEsoLuc1.pri, whole genome shotgun sequence. Protein-coding genes within it:
- the LOC105017223 gene encoding G-protein coupled receptor 22, producing METEHHSDLLETSDGQGAGLLEGESGPGAEGDWSAPLPLGFQVSLTSVLMLELVLGFSSNLTVLVLYCAQSNLVDSVSNMVTVSLHVLDILVCVLCLPLTVAVILLPAEGSGGDILATLCCFHEACVTFTSVATAINVLVISLDRYDISVRPATRLLTPKRAALLLATVWSVSLAVFFLPFLEGDFFSSGEDSQVGEIEVGVLTTGPESDAPAGLTPTGLTPTGLTPTGLTPTPPSPSIPYHHLPPVWQNRTLLCVGGQGYHTGLAMYYHLLLQVPCFFLAVVVMLFTYSRILQALNIRIGTHIKRGPRASNKDTGCGIRRRRRRRKGLTLTTGGGASSSQNQHLTQPPLIPSSTPTSPPPLSSVPLVTSDSGATGVTNTATTTPIATTPATPAPQALVPIDATTLAPAGGERPGVQASVSAIIALRRAVRRHRDRRERQRRVFKMSLIIISTFLGCWAPLSMVNVLILCLGPSDSLVRVRLCFLAMAYGTTIFHPLLYAFTRQKLRKALKTRVKKRVVSLLQVDPAPSGGTVIHNSWVEGGGQRKGRKPRQEGSDATSNCLTVAVRE